A stretch of the Bacillus anthracis str. Vollum genome encodes the following:
- a CDS encoding 1-deoxy-D-xylulose-5-phosphate reductoisomerase translates to MVKYISILGSTGSIGTSALDVVSAHPEHFKIVGLTANYNIELLEQQIKTFQPRIVSVATKELADTLRTRISTNTKITYGTDGLIAVATHPNSNLVLSSVVGVSGLLPTIEALKAKKDIAIANKETLVAAGHIVTELAKQNGCRLIPVDSEHSAIFQCLNGENNKEIDKLIVTASGGAFRDKTREEMKTLQAKDALKHPNWLMGAKLTIDSATLMNKGFEVMEARWLFDIPYEKINVMIHKESIIHSLVEFIDGSVIAQLGAPDMRMPIQYAFHYPTRLPSSYEKLNLLEIGSLHFEKPDLEKFPCLQYAYECGKIGGITPAVLNAANEIANALFLKNEIAFFDIEKTIYKTVEAHHNVKDPSLDAILEADQWARQYANQLLIKKS, encoded by the coding sequence ATGGTAAAATATATATCCATTTTAGGTTCAACAGGATCCATCGGCACATCGGCATTAGATGTCGTTTCAGCTCATCCCGAACATTTTAAAATCGTCGGTTTAACCGCAAATTATAATATCGAGCTTCTTGAACAACAAATCAAAACGTTTCAACCTCGCATTGTAAGCGTCGCGACAAAAGAATTAGCAGACACGCTTCGTACGCGTATTTCAACCAACACAAAAATCACATACGGAACAGATGGCTTAATTGCAGTAGCTACTCACCCTAATTCAAATCTTGTATTAAGTTCCGTCGTTGGTGTTTCAGGATTACTCCCAACAATTGAAGCATTAAAAGCGAAGAAAGATATTGCCATCGCTAATAAAGAAACGTTAGTTGCAGCTGGTCATATTGTAACTGAACTGGCCAAACAAAACGGATGTCGTTTAATTCCAGTCGATAGCGAACATTCAGCTATTTTCCAATGTTTAAACGGAGAAAATAATAAAGAAATTGACAAATTAATCGTTACAGCTTCTGGCGGTGCATTCCGTGATAAAACACGTGAAGAAATGAAAACTCTACAAGCAAAAGATGCTTTAAAGCACCCAAACTGGTTAATGGGGGCAAAACTAACGATTGATTCTGCCACGTTAATGAATAAAGGATTTGAAGTAATGGAAGCGAGATGGTTATTTGATATTCCTTATGAAAAAATTAATGTAATGATTCATAAAGAAAGCATTATTCATTCTTTAGTAGAGTTTATCGATGGATCAGTTATAGCACAGCTCGGTGCTCCTGATATGAGGATGCCGATTCAATATGCGTTTCACTACCCTACTCGGCTGCCTTCTTCCTATGAAAAATTAAATTTATTAGAAATCGGTAGTTTACATTTTGAAAAACCAGATTTAGAGAAGTTTCCTTGTCTACAATACGCATATGAATGTGGCAAAATTGGTGGTATTACTCCTGCTGTATTAAACGCAGCAAATGAAATTGCGAATGCACTATTCTTAAAAAATGAAATTGCCTTTTTCGATATTGAAAAAACAATTTACAAAACAGTTGAAGCCCATCATAACGTAAAAGATCCTTCACTAGATGCTATATTAGAAGCGGATCA